A part of Sus scrofa isolate TJ Tabasco breed Duroc chromosome 15, Sscrofa11.1, whole genome shotgun sequence genomic DNA contains:
- the CARF gene encoding calcium-responsive transcription factor isoform X8 — protein MECQYGPRRKGFQLKKISEQESRSCQLYKATCPARIYIKKVQKFPEYRVPTDPKIDRKIIRMEQEKAFNMLKKNLVDAGGVLRWYVQLPTQQAHQYHELETSCLPLSPSPFPMSSLEEEDTAIRDENCALPSRLHPQVAHKIQELVSQGVEQVYAVRKQLRKFVERELFKPDEVPERHNLSFFPTVNDIKNHIHEVQKSLRNGDNVYNSEIIPATLQWTTDSGNILRETVTVTFAEGNSPGESISTKLGTNQTRGSLSPEPAHLLSSLSSFQPKIFTQLQGLQLQPRFMSPDGTPALISVNNHPTSSPSRLLDSVGSAIMSNNSLLLGQSHSLQTDTCLTQNNTVASTMGSLPEPDQNLVAMDQLVEVADVEDTENLEGNVHQILLGNVQAIPIQIVDSHPALIEENPEGTVSLNQVKQEPKEPALSVEAKKNLDCKKLSAT, from the exons ATGGAGTGTCAGTATGGGCCAAGAAGAAAAGgtttccagttaaaaaaaatcagtgagcagGAAAGCAGGTCTTGTCAGCTCTACAAAGCCACTTGTCCAGCCcg GATTTATATTAAAAAGGTACAGAAGTTTCCTGAGTATAGAGTTCCTACAGACCCCAAAATTGACAGGAAAATCATCCGAATGGAGCAGGAGAAAGCCTTTAACATGCTAAAGAAGAACTTGGTGGATGCTGGTGGTGTTCTTAG GTGGTATGTACAGCTACCTACGCAACAGGCTCATCAGTATCATGAATTAGAGACTTCCTGCCTCCCTTTATCACCTTCCCCTTTTCCTATGTCTTCTCTTGAAGAAGAGGATACTGCAATTAGAGATGAGAATTGTGCATTACCCTCACGTCTACATCCTCAGGTAGCACATAAAATTCAAGAACTAGTATCACAAGGAGTAGAACAAGTGTATGCAGTAAGGAAGCAGCTAAg AAAATTTGTGGAAAGAGAACTATTCAAACCTGATGAGGTACCTGAAAGAcataatttatccttttttccaactgtaaatgatataaaaaatcaCATCCATGAGGTACAGAAATCCTTGAGAAATGGAGATAATGTATATAACTCAGAGATTATTCCAGCAACG CTTCAATGGACTACAGATAGTGGGAATATTCTCAGAGAGACTGTGACAGTTACATTTGCAGAAG gaAATTCACCAGGGGAATCAATTTCCACCAAATTGGGAACAAATCAGACAAGAGGTTCTTTGTCTCCAGAGCCAGCTCACTTGCTCTCCTCACTTTCTTCATTTCAGCCAAAAATATTCACACAACTACAG GGTTTGCAGTTGCAGCCAAGATTCATGTCTCCTGATGGAACACCAGCTCTGATATCAGTAAATAACCACCCCACCTCCAGTCCTTCAAGACTTTTGGATTCAGTAGGAAGTGCTATAATGAGTAATAATTCTCTACTGCTTGGTCAAAGTCATAGCCTTCAAACAGATACATGCCTAACCCAAAACAATACTGTTGCCTCTACCATGGGTAGCCTTCCAGAACCAGATCAAAATCTGGTTGCAATGGATCAGCTGGTGGAAGTTGCAGATGTTGAGGACACAGAGAATCTGGAAGGAAATGTTCATCAAATTCTGTTGGGAAACGTGCAGGCCATTCCAATACAGATTGTAGACAGCCACCCAGCTCTTA TTGAAGAAAATCCGGAAGGTACCGTTTCTTTGAACCAAGTTAAGCAAGAACCCAAAGAACCAGCATTGTCtgtggaagcaaaaaaaaatttggactGTAAGAAATTATCTGCTACATAA